Proteins encoded together in one Olsenella timonensis window:
- a CDS encoding ATP-binding cassette domain-containing protein codes for MSMQLVLSGVRYTYPSAREAVLDNVTITFPVGWTALLGDNGCGKTTLAKIACGLVAPDAGSVTRGLVCAYVAQDADEAPEGLADFALDYGREARRLREAFRIGDDMPWRFGELSFGERKKLQVAVALWGRPDVLVADEPTNHLDADAREQLSAALARFHGIGILVSHDRDLVDLLAARCASFEPGGIVVRPGGYSAAHGQAELERATAVAERASARRELARLSAEKDARAHEAARADARRSKRNLDPRDRDARGRIDLAIFTGKDGQAGRLSSQMDARVAAAQERLAAARVAKRYDGDLWVDAEPSRRRTVLHVPPATIPCGPEGTLRIPELWVGSRDHVGVVGPNGAGKSTLLAHLRVLLAQAADAGQGVEVLDIPQELPAEAREAMVGRVAALTPADRGRVLSTVAQLNSDPDRILEGGRTSPGELRKLMLAEGILRHPTLIVMDEPTNHLDLHSTEALERALAAYPGALVLVSHDRRFLSACTTRTWEVRDGLVREA; via the coding sequence ATGTCTATGCAGCTTGTGCTCTCCGGCGTGCGCTACACCTACCCCTCGGCCCGCGAGGCCGTTCTCGACAACGTCACCATCACCTTCCCCGTCGGCTGGACCGCGCTTCTGGGCGACAACGGCTGCGGCAAGACCACGCTCGCCAAGATCGCCTGCGGCCTCGTCGCACCCGACGCCGGCTCCGTCACGCGCGGCCTCGTCTGCGCCTACGTGGCCCAGGACGCCGACGAGGCGCCCGAGGGGCTCGCGGACTTCGCGCTGGACTACGGCCGCGAGGCCCGGAGGCTCCGCGAGGCCTTCCGCATAGGGGACGACATGCCCTGGCGCTTTGGCGAGCTCTCCTTCGGCGAGCGAAAGAAGCTGCAGGTGGCGGTAGCCCTCTGGGGTCGTCCCGACGTGCTCGTGGCAGACGAGCCGACCAACCACCTCGATGCGGACGCTCGCGAGCAGCTGAGCGCGGCGCTCGCGCGCTTCCACGGCATCGGAATCCTCGTGAGCCACGACCGCGACCTCGTGGACCTTCTCGCCGCACGCTGCGCGTCCTTTGAGCCCGGAGGCATCGTCGTGCGACCGGGCGGCTACAGCGCGGCGCACGGCCAGGCGGAGCTCGAGCGCGCGACGGCCGTCGCGGAGCGCGCGAGCGCCAGGCGCGAGCTGGCCCGCCTCTCCGCCGAGAAGGACGCTCGGGCCCACGAGGCCGCCCGCGCCGACGCGCGGCGCAGCAAACGGAACCTGGACCCGCGCGACCGTGACGCGCGCGGCAGGATTGACCTCGCCATCTTCACCGGCAAGGACGGGCAGGCGGGGCGCCTCTCATCCCAGATGGACGCGCGGGTGGCGGCCGCGCAGGAGCGCCTGGCGGCCGCGCGCGTGGCCAAGCGCTACGACGGCGACCTCTGGGTGGACGCCGAGCCCTCGCGCCGCCGCACCGTGCTACATGTGCCGCCTGCGACCATACCCTGCGGCCCGGAGGGCACGCTCCGGATTCCCGAGCTCTGGGTGGGCAGCCGCGACCACGTGGGCGTCGTCGGGCCCAACGGCGCCGGCAAGTCCACGCTCCTCGCGCATCTGCGGGTCCTTCTCGCCCAGGCGGCAGACGCCGGGCAGGGCGTGGAGGTGCTGGACATCCCGCAGGAGCTGCCGGCGGAGGCCCGCGAGGCCATGGTGGGGCGCGTGGCCGCGCTGACCCCCGCCGACCGCGGGCGTGTGCTCTCCACGGTGGCGCAGCTCAACTCCGACCCGGACCGCATCCTCGAGGGCGGGCGCACGAGCCCCGGCGAGCTGCGCAAGCTCATGCTTGCCGAGGGCATCCTGCGGCACCCCACGCTCATCGTCATGGACGAGCCCACCAACCACCTTGACCTGCACTCCACCGAGGCGCTCGAGCGCGCGCTCGCCGCCTACCCCGGCGCGCTCGTGCTGGTGAGCCACGACCGGAGGTTCCTCTCGGCGTGCACCACACGCACCTGGGAGGTCAGGGACGGCCTCGTGCGGGAGGCGTGA
- a CDS encoding SdpI family protein has translation MAGLDYTTRDKALWGALAVLCLASAAAYVLWALPAMPETVPTHWGVDGTADGWDSKGSTILMGALMPLLVLALLFAVPHLDPRGASFNRFKGVYEGFSAAFTVFMVVVAWITPLSALGVLPAAGGSVVNVIVFGFLGLLFVGLGIVMPRIEPNYTFGVRLPWTLADPENWRRTHRFAGPVFVVMGVVTVASALLASMAPEFTLVVLLVALLGGVALVALYSFLLWKGAVR, from the coding sequence ATGGCTGGCTTGGACTACACGACGCGCGACAAGGCCCTGTGGGGCGCGCTGGCCGTCCTGTGTCTGGCGAGCGCGGCTGCCTACGTCCTCTGGGCGCTTCCCGCGATGCCCGAGACGGTGCCCACGCACTGGGGCGTGGACGGCACGGCCGACGGCTGGGACAGCAAGGGCTCCACGATCCTCATGGGCGCGCTCATGCCGCTTCTTGTTCTGGCGCTGCTCTTCGCGGTCCCTCACCTCGACCCGCGCGGCGCGAGCTTCAATCGCTTCAAGGGCGTCTACGAGGGCTTCTCGGCCGCCTTCACGGTGTTCATGGTCGTCGTGGCGTGGATCACGCCGCTCTCGGCGCTCGGCGTCCTCCCGGCCGCGGGCGGCTCGGTCGTCAACGTCATCGTCTTTGGCTTCCTGGGCCTCCTGTTCGTGGGGCTCGGTATCGTCATGCCGCGCATCGAGCCCAACTACACCTTCGGCGTGCGCCTGCCCTGGACGCTCGCGGACCCGGAGAACTGGCGTCGCACGCATCGCTTCGCGGGCCCGGTCTTCGTGGTCATGGGCGTGGTCACGGTCGCCTCGGCCCTTCTCGCCTCCATGGCGCCCGAGTTCACGCTGGTCGTGCTGCTCGTGGCCCTTCTCGGCGGAGTCGCGCTCGTCGCGCTCTACAGCTTCCTGCTCTGGAAGGGCGCCGTCCGCTAG
- a CDS encoding CorA family divalent cation transporter — MARAWHIANGHLATGEKDGGHVAILLRLEEAQARSLSHTQREVLEQLERAAMPFLERTSTGAAGLVVTPSGRRRFGFILTPGELVLIDDGDVCATALGRAVEDRARLEGPVGALCALLRELLRDHPARLSRMREDFELMEQQVLEGRERPDRRKMMADSRRMLGLDTFYQGMSDLAADLAEDDSGLVTPADRARLRSLARLLGRLATRLESLQDYSLQVHSLYQESIDVRQNNVMQWLTVVTTIVMPLTFVTGWYGMNFPHMALFDVPWGYAAVIVVCVAIVAVEVAFFWHHGWLSFGERRHGGGERRG; from the coding sequence ATGGCACGGGCTTGGCACATCGCAAACGGGCATCTCGCGACGGGCGAGAAGGACGGCGGGCACGTCGCCATCCTCCTGCGTCTGGAGGAGGCGCAGGCGCGCTCGCTCTCCCACACGCAGCGCGAGGTCCTCGAGCAGCTCGAGCGCGCCGCGATGCCCTTCCTGGAGCGCACGTCCACCGGGGCGGCGGGCCTTGTGGTCACGCCGAGCGGGCGACGTCGCTTTGGCTTCATCCTTACCCCCGGCGAGCTGGTACTCATTGACGACGGGGACGTCTGCGCCACGGCGCTCGGCCGTGCCGTGGAGGATAGGGCGCGCCTCGAGGGGCCCGTCGGCGCCCTCTGCGCGCTGCTCCGCGAGCTGCTGCGCGACCACCCGGCACGCCTCTCCCGCATGCGCGAGGACTTCGAGCTGATGGAGCAGCAGGTCCTGGAGGGCCGCGAGCGCCCGGACCGGCGCAAGATGATGGCGGACTCGCGCCGCATGCTTGGGCTCGACACGTTCTACCAGGGTATGTCCGACCTCGCCGCGGACCTTGCCGAGGACGACTCCGGCCTCGTGACGCCGGCGGACCGCGCGAGGCTCCGCTCGCTCGCGCGCCTGCTGGGCCGGCTCGCCACGCGCCTGGAGTCGCTGCAGGACTACAGCCTGCAGGTGCACAGCCTCTATCAGGAGTCCATTGACGTGCGACAGAACAACGTCATGCAGTGGCTCACGGTGGTGACCACGATCGTGATGCCGCTCACCTTTGTCACCGGGTGGTACGGCATGAACTTCCCGCACATGGCGCTCTTTGACGTGCCGTGGGGCTATGCCGCGGTAATCGTGGTGTGCGTGGCGATCGTGGCCGTCGAGGTGGCGTTCTTCTGGCACCATGGCTGGCTGAGCTTTGGCGAGCGGCGCCACGGGGGCGGCGAGCGGCGAGGTTGA
- a CDS encoding GNAT family N-acetyltransferase, with amino-acid sequence MDLVMERDRIQYLDDGWNVLAEVTFPVVEPGVVEINHTFVDESLRGQGVAGQLMHRAVASIAASGYFARPTCSYAVSWFEKHPEHAALLA; translated from the coding sequence ATGGACCTTGTGATGGAGCGCGACCGCATTCAGTACCTGGACGACGGCTGGAACGTGCTGGCCGAGGTGACCTTCCCCGTGGTGGAGCCCGGCGTCGTTGAGATCAACCACACCTTCGTGGACGAGAGCCTGCGCGGGCAGGGCGTCGCGGGCCAGCTCATGCACCGTGCCGTGGCGAGCATCGCCGCGAGCGGCTACTTCGCGCGCCCCACGTGCTCCTACGCCGTCAGCTGGTTCGAGAAGCACCCGGAGCACGCCGCGCTTCTCGCCTAG
- a CDS encoding acyltransferase family protein yields MSQRTRSGAGRIALFDNIKGLLITLVVVGHVAHPVHNDNPTISCLFDVIYLFHMPLFVFVSGLFAKRAKNERGGVDSNRILSFVLLAGLYQLALMLINGASLTPGRFLQFTSAPWYLLAMAYWYAAAPLLARLGWRRGMALSLALSYASGFFDLSDGLLAISRSLAFLPWFAAGLYCPVERVVALKESRSRTVRAALAAAVALAAAIALARVLDAHAYDWFFQMVYGDNPYRALPLDLLGKTVAAATALVFSAAVLRLIPSRRSQLTVLGERTLGIYVGHRLARAWLTFRTPLYGQPVLLDPVWGTLIVLGLSVVIVAVCSAPALTGGLNRILRRRWLPEGGAVRG; encoded by the coding sequence ATGTCGCAACGAACACGATCGGGCGCGGGGCGCATCGCGCTCTTCGACAACATCAAGGGACTGCTCATCACTCTCGTGGTGGTGGGTCACGTGGCGCATCCCGTCCACAACGACAACCCGACCATAAGCTGCCTCTTCGACGTCATCTACCTCTTCCACATGCCGCTGTTCGTCTTTGTGTCCGGCCTCTTTGCCAAGCGCGCGAAAAACGAACGGGGGGGGGTTGACTCAAATCGCATCCTCTCGTTCGTCCTTCTCGCCGGGCTCTACCAGCTCGCGCTCATGCTGATCAACGGCGCCAGCCTCACGCCGGGGCGCTTCCTGCAGTTCACGTCCGCCCCGTGGTACCTGCTCGCGATGGCGTACTGGTACGCGGCGGCGCCCCTGCTCGCGCGACTTGGCTGGAGGCGGGGCATGGCGCTCTCTCTGGCGCTCTCGTACGCGAGCGGCTTTTTCGACCTCTCCGACGGCCTGCTGGCGATCAGCCGCTCGCTCGCGTTCCTGCCGTGGTTCGCCGCCGGCCTCTACTGCCCCGTCGAGCGCGTCGTCGCCCTCAAGGAGAGCCGCTCGCGCACCGTTCGCGCGGCGCTCGCCGCGGCCGTTGCCCTCGCTGCGGCCATCGCCCTCGCGCGCGTGCTGGACGCCCACGCCTACGACTGGTTCTTCCAGATGGTCTACGGCGACAACCCCTACCGCGCACTGCCGCTCGACCTCCTCGGCAAGACGGTGGCGGCCGCGACCGCACTCGTCTTCTCTGCCGCGGTCCTGCGGCTCATTCCGTCGCGCCGCAGCCAGCTTACCGTGCTCGGCGAGCGCACGCTGGGCATCTACGTGGGGCACCGGCTCGCCCGCGCGTGGCTCACGTTCCGGACGCCCCTCTACGGACAGCCCGTCCTTCTCGACCCGGTCTGGGGCACCCTCATCGTCCTGGGTCTCTCTGTCGTCATCGTCGCGGTGTGCAGCGCCCCCGCCCTGACGGGCGGGCTCAACCGGATCCTGCGTCGCCGCTGGCTTCCCGAGGGCGGCGCGGTCCGCGGCTAG
- a CDS encoding cupin domain-containing protein translates to MAENSDFTPMFGMGAPNEAFAQYFVGNSYLNPLTSAAECGVGLANVTFEPGCRNNWHVHHADRGGGQILVCTDGRGWYQEWGKDPQELTPGTVVVIPAGVKHWHGAARDSWFSHIAFEAPGENCTNEWLEPVADEDYPA, encoded by the coding sequence ATGGCAGAGAACAGCGACTTCACCCCTATGTTCGGCATGGGCGCGCCCAACGAGGCCTTCGCCCAGTACTTCGTCGGCAACTCCTACCTCAACCCGCTCACGAGCGCCGCGGAGTGCGGCGTCGGCCTCGCCAACGTCACCTTCGAGCCGGGCTGCCGCAACAACTGGCACGTCCACCACGCCGACAGGGGCGGCGGGCAGATCCTCGTCTGCACTGACGGGCGCGGCTGGTACCAGGAGTGGGGCAAGGACCCCCAGGAGCTCACGCCGGGCACCGTCGTGGTGATCCCCGCCGGAGTGAAGCACTGGCACGGCGCCGCGCGCGACTCCTGGTTCTCGCACATCGCCTTCGAGGCGCCGGGCGAGAACTGCACGAACGAGTGGCTCGAGCCCGTCGCTGACGAGGACTACCCGGCGTAG
- a CDS encoding carboxymuconolactone decarboxylase family protein produces the protein MADYQGVAGLAETDPEFAERFAYFAGEEVPGEPAAELPSRERYLVVLAALLGCQGLDEFRLMAAEALDAGVTPVELKEVVYQACAYLGIGRVRPFVDAANELLAARGVELPLEPQATTTLETRCAAGNQKQVDYFGEGMRESWASGPAERAHVNRWLAENCFGDYYTRGGLSDQDREMVTFCYIAAQGGCEPQATAHAGGNMNLGRTKDFLYRAVSQMLPYIGYPRSLNALSCIDSAAAARA, from the coding sequence ATGGCTGACTATCAGGGCGTCGCGGGGCTCGCTGAGACCGACCCCGAGTTCGCCGAGCGATTCGCGTACTTCGCGGGCGAGGAGGTGCCCGGCGAGCCCGCGGCGGAGCTTCCCTCCCGCGAGCGCTACCTCGTGGTGCTCGCCGCGCTTCTCGGCTGCCAGGGGCTGGACGAGTTCCGCCTCATGGCCGCCGAGGCGCTCGACGCGGGCGTCACGCCGGTCGAGCTCAAGGAGGTCGTCTACCAGGCGTGCGCCTACCTGGGCATCGGGAGGGTGCGGCCGTTCGTCGACGCCGCGAACGAGCTTCTCGCCGCGCGTGGCGTGGAGCTGCCGCTCGAGCCGCAGGCGACCACCACGCTCGAGACCCGCTGCGCCGCCGGCAACCAGAAGCAGGTCGACTACTTCGGCGAGGGCATGCGCGAGAGCTGGGCGAGCGGCCCGGCGGAGCGTGCGCATGTCAACCGCTGGCTTGCGGAGAACTGCTTCGGCGACTACTACACGCGCGGCGGCCTCTCCGACCAGGACCGCGAGATGGTCACATTCTGCTATATCGCGGCCCAGGGAGGCTGCGAGCCGCAGGCCACGGCCCACGCGGGCGGCAACATGAACCTCGGGCGTACCAAGGACTTCCTGTACCGCGCGGTCTCGCAGATGCTGCCCTACATCGGCTACCCGCGCAGCCTGAACGCCCTTTCCTGCATCGACAGCGCGGCCGCCGCCCGAGCATAG
- a CDS encoding aldo/keto reductase gives MANMEYTRLGHSGIEVSRICLGGMSFGVPTPDHHQWTIDPSETRAVIARALEQGVNFIDTANCYANGTSEEYIGAALRDLGVSRDKVVLASKVYFNEGRLSAAAIEREIEGTLRRLGTDYLDLYIIHRFDYDTPVEETMEALDRLVRAGKVRSIGASAMYAYQLHNMQVAAEKNGWTRFTSMQCHYNLLYREDEREMIPVCRQYDMALTPYSPLASGHLCRPTWDSDSVRSRTDQVMVNKYDAARENDMKIVTRVAEVAERHEVPMSRVALAWHWARGVEAPIVGCSRPERVDDAVAALDVELSDDELAFLEEPYVAHELVGPLGRPGEKPLAGTTDPNARK, from the coding sequence ATGGCGAACATGGAGTACACGCGCCTCGGCCACTCCGGCATCGAGGTCAGCCGCATCTGCCTGGGAGGCATGAGCTTCGGCGTCCCCACGCCGGACCACCACCAGTGGACCATCGACCCGAGTGAGACCCGCGCCGTCATCGCCCGCGCGCTCGAGCAGGGCGTGAACTTTATCGACACGGCAAACTGCTATGCCAACGGAACGAGCGAGGAGTACATCGGTGCCGCCCTGCGCGACCTGGGTGTCTCGCGCGACAAGGTGGTGCTGGCGAGCAAGGTCTACTTCAACGAGGGGCGCCTCTCGGCCGCCGCCATCGAGCGCGAGATCGAGGGCACGCTGCGCCGCCTGGGCACAGACTACCTCGACCTCTACATCATCCACCGCTTTGACTACGACACGCCCGTCGAGGAGACCATGGAGGCGCTCGACCGCCTCGTGCGCGCCGGCAAGGTGCGCTCGATCGGCGCGAGCGCGATGTACGCCTACCAGCTCCACAACATGCAGGTCGCGGCCGAGAAGAACGGCTGGACCAGGTTCACGTCCATGCAGTGCCACTACAACCTGCTCTACCGCGAGGACGAGCGCGAGATGATCCCCGTCTGCCGCCAGTACGACATGGCGCTCACGCCCTACAGCCCGCTCGCCTCGGGCCACCTCTGCCGCCCCACGTGGGACTCCGACTCCGTGCGCAGCCGCACCGACCAGGTGATGGTGAACAAGTACGACGCCGCGCGCGAGAATGACATGAAGATCGTGACGCGCGTGGCCGAGGTCGCCGAGCGGCACGAGGTGCCGATGTCGCGCGTCGCGCTCGCGTGGCACTGGGCGCGCGGGGTGGAGGCGCCGATCGTGGGCTGCTCGCGCCCCGAGCGCGTGGACGACGCCGTGGCCGCGCTCGACGTGGAGCTCTCGGACGATGAGCTGGCCTTCCTCGAGGAGCCCTACGTGGCACACGAGCTCGTGGGCCCGCTGGGCCGCCCCGGCGAGAAGCCCCTCGCCGGCACGACGGACCCCAACGCAAGGAAGTAG
- a CDS encoding aldo/keto reductase, whose product MEYRALPHGGEKISVIGLGSAGLHNASEAEVERTIDEAVDAGVNHFDFIPSESGPLAAMGRALHHHRADVHVQVHIGALYGRGAYAWTTDAKPAIAEFEQRLATIGTDYADFGFIHCIDEDADLDRVMNGGIWDYAQARRADGTIRHLAFSTHSPHIARRLIATGAFDLAMFSLNPMYDYTDESAYGKGEAADRMELLREFERAGIGVSVMKPFAGGQLLDAAQSPFGRALTRTQCIQYALDKPGVVTVLPGVHGLDDLRDLLGYLDATPEERDYSELASMAPQSREARCVYCNHCQPCPIGIQVGLVNKYYDLARVGDELAAEHYRNLERHAGECVGCGHCDSRCPFGVTQSARMSEIAAYFGM is encoded by the coding sequence ATGGAATATCGGGCGCTGCCTCATGGCGGCGAGAAGATCAGCGTGATCGGGCTGGGGTCGGCGGGACTTCACAACGCGAGCGAAGCCGAGGTCGAGCGCACCATCGACGAGGCGGTGGACGCGGGCGTCAACCACTTCGACTTCATCCCCAGCGAGTCCGGGCCGCTTGCGGCGATGGGGCGCGCCCTGCACCACCACCGCGCCGACGTGCACGTGCAGGTACACATCGGCGCGCTCTACGGGCGCGGCGCCTATGCGTGGACCACTGACGCCAAGCCGGCCATCGCGGAGTTCGAGCAGCGCCTGGCGACCATCGGCACCGACTACGCCGACTTCGGCTTCATCCACTGCATCGACGAGGACGCCGACCTCGACCGCGTGATGAACGGGGGCATCTGGGACTACGCCCAGGCGCGCCGCGCCGACGGCACAATCCGCCACCTGGCGTTCTCCACGCACAGTCCGCACATCGCGCGCCGCCTCATCGCCACGGGCGCCTTCGACCTGGCGATGTTCAGCCTGAACCCCATGTACGACTACACCGACGAGTCCGCGTACGGCAAGGGCGAGGCCGCGGACCGCATGGAGCTGCTGCGCGAGTTCGAGCGCGCCGGGATAGGCGTGAGCGTGATGAAGCCGTTTGCCGGCGGCCAGCTGCTCGACGCGGCCCAGTCGCCCTTCGGGCGGGCGCTCACGCGCACCCAGTGCATCCAGTACGCGCTCGACAAACCGGGCGTGGTGACGGTGCTGCCGGGCGTCCACGGGCTCGACGACCTGCGAGACCTGCTCGGCTACCTCGACGCCACGCCCGAGGAGCGCGACTACTCCGAGCTCGCGAGCATGGCGCCCCAGTCGCGCGAGGCGCGCTGCGTGTACTGCAACCACTGCCAGCCCTGCCCGATTGGCATCCAGGTGGGCCTGGTCAACAAGTACTACGACCTCGCCCGCGTCGGCGACGAGCTTGCGGCGGAGCACTACCGCAACCTCGAGCGCCATGCGGGGGAGTGCGTGGGGTGCGGCCACTGCGACTCCCGCTGTCCCTTCGGCGTGACGCAGTCCGCGCGCATGAGCGAGATCGCCGCGTACTTCGGCATGTGA
- a CDS encoding flavodoxin family protein, which translates to MRILILQGSPNRDGSTALLAEEFARGARRAGHEVERVDVAHAGVHPCAGCVACGYGARPCVQRDGMGAITEKVLSADLLALATPLYYYGMTAQLKIVIDRFCANNSAIAARRLDAVLLADAWNADDWTFDALVSHYETLCRYLNMRDRGQVLGYGCGTPGMTRASAHLREAFELGASL; encoded by the coding sequence ATGAGAATCCTGATACTGCAGGGGAGTCCCAACCGGGACGGGTCCACGGCCTTGCTCGCGGAGGAGTTCGCGCGCGGGGCGCGGCGGGCGGGCCACGAGGTGGAGCGCGTCGACGTGGCGCATGCGGGCGTGCACCCGTGCGCGGGGTGCGTGGCCTGCGGCTACGGAGCGCGCCCGTGCGTGCAGCGCGACGGCATGGGCGCCATCACCGAGAAGGTCCTTTCCGCCGACCTGCTCGCGTTGGCCACGCCGCTCTACTACTACGGCATGACGGCGCAGCTCAAGATCGTTATCGACCGGTTCTGCGCGAACAACTCCGCGATCGCGGCGCGTCGGCTCGACGCGGTCCTTCTCGCCGACGCGTGGAACGCCGACGACTGGACCTTTGACGCGCTCGTCTCGCATTACGAGACGCTCTGCCGCTACCTCAACATGCGCGACCGCGGGCAGGTGCTCGGCTACGGCTGCGGCACGCCGGGCATGACGCGCGCCTCGGCGCACCTGCGCGAGGCGTTTGAGCTGGGCGCGTCGCTCTGA
- a CDS encoding flavodoxin produces MTGNGTGKRLVAYFSASGVTARAARALAQAAGADLFEIVPEEPYTTADLDWRNRRSRSSLEERDPSARPAVESRVDNMDAYDTVFVGYPIWWGHEPAIVDTFLGQYDFSGKTVVPFATSGGSGAGGSDRRLRSACPSAGALLPAKLVNGMGEGALGTWAASVVR; encoded by the coding sequence ATGACTGGCAACGGTACTGGCAAGAGGCTCGTCGCGTACTTCTCGGCGAGCGGGGTCACGGCGCGCGCGGCGAGGGCGCTCGCGCAGGCGGCGGGTGCCGACCTCTTTGAGATCGTGCCCGAGGAGCCCTACACGACGGCCGACCTCGACTGGCGCAACCGGCGCAGCCGCAGCTCGCTTGAGGAGAGGGACCCCTCCGCGCGGCCGGCGGTGGAGAGCCGCGTGGACAACATGGACGCCTACGACACGGTCTTTGTGGGCTACCCCATCTGGTGGGGGCACGAGCCGGCGATCGTGGACACGTTCCTGGGGCAGTATGACTTCTCGGGCAAGACCGTGGTGCCGTTCGCGACCTCGGGAGGCTCGGGTGCGGGCGGGTCGGACCGCAGGCTGCGCTCGGCGTGCCCCTCCGCCGGCGCGCTGCTGCCCGCCAAGCTCGTGAACGGCATGGGCGAGGGCGCGCTCGGCACCTGGGCCGCGTCCGTCGTTCGGTAG
- a CDS encoding cyclophilin-like fold protein has translation MRGLCQGGTGMMSRRNFLAAAAALGAGALLGGCAGGEDDAALTTGAPVGAPVEEDAMADERTITVTCGDATVTYELNDSPASDALLAQLPLALEIEDFSDNEKVFYPPEELDVTDAPLAETGAAGTLAYYAPWGDVVMFYGSFSPNGALYELGQVVDGADAIAGLSGAIEVAPTQ, from the coding sequence GTGCGCGGACTTTGCCAGGGCGGCACGGGCATGATGAGTCGTCGCAACTTCCTCGCCGCGGCAGCTGCGCTGGGAGCCGGCGCGCTCCTGGGCGGCTGCGCGGGCGGGGAGGACGACGCCGCGCTGACGACGGGCGCCCCGGTTGGCGCCCCAGTGGAGGAGGATGCCATGGCCGACGAGAGAACCATAACCGTGACCTGCGGGGATGCGACGGTCACCTACGAGCTCAACGACAGCCCCGCATCCGACGCGCTTCTCGCCCAGCTGCCGCTGGCGCTGGAGATCGAGGACTTCTCGGACAACGAGAAGGTCTTCTACCCGCCCGAGGAGCTCGACGTGACAGATGCGCCGCTCGCCGAGACGGGCGCGGCGGGGACGCTCGCGTACTACGCCCCGTGGGGCGACGTGGTGATGTTCTACGGGTCCTTCTCGCCCAACGGTGCGCTCTACGAGCTGGGGCAGGTCGTGGACGGCGCGGATGCGATTGCCGGGCTCAGCGGCGCGATCGAGGTTGCGCCGACGCAGTAG
- a CDS encoding iron-containing alcohol dehydrogenase has translation MLGNFTYHNPTKLIFGKDAMTSLAGELAAYGPVVQLVYGGGSIKRNGIYDQVMEALAAAGKTVVEDAGVMPNPTVEKLREGVAIARENHVDLILAVGGGSCIDYAKGVAVSVNLPEDVDPWQKYWVDFDEPTCEVVPVGSVLTMVGTGSEMNCGSVITNHEAKMKVGHVFANPDVFPGFAVLNPEFTYTLPRYQMVAGIFDIMNHITEQYFSGTDDNTSDYLAEGLMRSLVAVSRAAVRDAHDYEARSNIMWCATWALNTLVACGKATDWEVHMLGQAVGAHTDATHGMTLSAVALPYYRLIMPYGVEKFARFATSVWGISPEGRSAEELAAAGLDAMEAWMREIGCVMSISELGADESMLEGLADSTLIMQGGYHPLSRDEVIEVFRASL, from the coding sequence ATGCTCGGCAACTTCACGTACCACAACCCCACCAAGCTCATCTTCGGCAAGGACGCCATGACCTCGCTCGCAGGCGAGCTCGCGGCCTACGGCCCGGTGGTGCAGCTCGTCTACGGCGGCGGTTCCATCAAGAGGAACGGCATCTACGACCAGGTAATGGAGGCGCTCGCGGCGGCGGGCAAGACCGTGGTCGAGGATGCGGGCGTCATGCCCAACCCCACGGTCGAGAAGCTCCGCGAGGGCGTCGCCATCGCGCGCGAGAACCACGTGGACCTGATCCTGGCCGTGGGCGGCGGCTCCTGCATCGACTACGCCAAGGGCGTGGCCGTCTCCGTCAACCTGCCGGAGGACGTGGACCCCTGGCAGAAGTACTGGGTGGACTTTGACGAGCCCACGTGCGAGGTCGTGCCGGTGGGCAGCGTGCTCACGATGGTGGGCACCGGCTCCGAGATGAACTGCGGCTCGGTCATCACCAACCACGAGGCCAAGATGAAGGTGGGCCACGTCTTCGCCAACCCGGACGTGTTTCCCGGGTTCGCGGTCCTCAATCCGGAGTTCACCTACACGCTGCCGCGCTACCAGATGGTCGCCGGGATCTTCGACATCATGAACCACATCACCGAGCAATACTTCTCGGGCACCGACGACAACACCTCCGACTACCTGGCCGAGGGCCTCATGCGCAGCCTCGTCGCCGTGAGCCGCGCGGCGGTGCGCGACGCGCATGACTACGAGGCGCGCTCCAACATCATGTGGTGCGCCACCTGGGCGCTCAATACGCTGGTGGCCTGCGGAAAGGCCACGGACTGGGAGGTCCACATGCTCGGCCAGGCCGTGGGCGCCCACACCGACGCCACGCACGGCATGACGCTCTCTGCCGTGGCGCTTCCGTACTACCGCCTTATCATGCCCTACGGCGTCGAGAAGTTCGCGCGCTTCGCCACGAGCGTGTGGGGGATCTCGCCGGAGGGCAGGAGCGCCGAGGAGCTTGCTGCCGCAGGCCTTGATGCGATGGAGGCCTGGATGCGCGAGATCGGCTGCGTGATGAGCATCTCCGAGCTCGGCGCCGACGAGTCCATGCTCGAGGGACTGGCGGACTCCACGCTCATCATGCAGGGCGGCTACCACCCGCTCTCCCGCGACGAGGTCATCGAGGTCTTCCGCGCCAGCCTGTAG